A single Fusobacterium sp. FSA-380-WT-3A DNA region contains:
- a CDS encoding sulfite exporter TauE/SafE family protein, translating to MLKEGLFLLVLFLTNIVQGITGFAGTVLAMPPSILLEGIDVAKPILNIMGLLVAVWIVIISYKSLNVKEFLKIMIIMFLGLVLGNYIYSVLPVPMLLKFYAIFIIGIALKGLLVKTEKDLPEFFLVMIVFVAGIIHGMFVSGGPLLIIYAAKKFKEKTEFRATVSCVWLILNSYLGYSHYAIGLFTPETVTKLMWGIPPVIIGAIIGNILHKKMSQKLFLLITYILLIISGVTLLF from the coding sequence ATGTTAAAAGAAGGATTATTTTTATTAGTATTATTTTTAACTAATATAGTCCAAGGAATTACAGGATTTGCTGGGACAGTATTAGCAATGCCTCCTAGTATTTTATTAGAAGGAATAGATGTAGCAAAACCAATATTAAATATTATGGGATTATTAGTGGCAGTTTGGATAGTAATAATTTCATATAAAAGTTTAAATGTTAAAGAGTTTTTAAAAATTATGATAATAATGTTTTTAGGACTTGTGTTAGGAAATTATATATATTCTGTTTTACCAGTTCCAATGCTTTTAAAATTTTATGCAATATTTATAATAGGGATAGCTTTAAAAGGACTTTTAGTAAAAACAGAAAAAGATTTACCAGAATTTTTTCTTGTAATGATTGTTTTTGTTGCTGGAATTATACATGGAATGTTTGTTTCTGGAGGACCTTTATTGATAATATATGCTGCTAAAAAATTTAAAGAAAAAACAGAATTTAGAGCAACAGTTTCTTGTGTTTGGCTTATATTAAATAGTTATTTAGGATATAGTCATTATGCAATAGGTCTATTTACTCCTGAAACAGTAACTAAATTGATGTGGGGAATTCCTCCTGTAATAATTGGGGCTATAATAGGAAATATTTTACATAAAAAAATGAGCCAGAAATTATTTTTATTAATAACTTATATATTACTAATAATTTCTGGAGTTACTTTATTGTTCTGA
- a CDS encoding alpha-glucosidase produces the protein MEVRVDGKNLELLVNGRRIISHSTKNPFIFVGKGEATFDMYRGNYDIKDYVIERVALIEFEILEENKIKFFRGEEFLNISFEEKEGRIYINFLEASDELNRYWFRICADKEEKVYGCGEQMTYFNLRGKNFPLWTSEPGVGRNKKTYTTWQADVKDRAGGDYYTTYYPQPTFVSTKKYYLHMETTAYADFDFRNEKFHELQVWHKPEFIMIETGETYLEIIEKLTGYFGRQPKLPEWVYNGVLLGIQGGTDLVIEKMEKAIEAGVEVAGLWCQDWEGINMTSFGKRLWWDWKWSPETYPGLDKKIWELKEKGIRFLGYANPFFIVGDTYYKEAEANGYLAKDQNGNDYKVDFGEFDCGIVDLTDPEAFEWYKGKMKKELIEFGLDGWMADFGEYLPSDAVLKNGNGELMHNAWPALWAKVNYEAVKETGNLEKIVYFMRAGYTGNQKYCTLMWAGDQCVDWCIEDGLASVVVGALSVGMTGNALTHSDIGGYTTLHGLKRSKELFMRWAEMGAFTPFMRTHEGNRPGDNHQFDTDMETLKHLARMTKIYKHIVPYTKTLVTEASEKGIPVQRPIFMHYENDKEAYDIRYQYLYGKDLLVAPVYNKGEEVKDVYLPEDTWVHIWTGKEYKGGHHQIEVPIGYPAVFYRKTSEYKTLFEGLKSI, from the coding sequence ATTGAAGTAAGAGTAGATGGGAAAAATTTGGAGTTATTAGTTAATGGAAGAAGAATAATATCTCATTCAACAAAAAATCCTTTTATCTTTGTAGGAAAGGGTGAAGCTACTTTTGATATGTATAGAGGAAATTATGACATAAAAGATTATGTAATAGAAAGAGTAGCATTAATAGAGTTTGAAATTTTAGAAGAAAATAAAATTAAATTTTTTAGAGGAGAAGAATTTTTAAATATATCTTTTGAAGAAAAAGAAGGAAGAATATATATTAATTTCTTAGAAGCATCTGATGAATTAAATAGATACTGGTTTAGAATTTGTGCTGATAAAGAAGAAAAGGTATATGGTTGTGGAGAACAAATGACATACTTTAACTTAAGAGGAAAAAATTTCCCTCTATGGACTTCTGAACCAGGAGTAGGAAGAAATAAAAAAACTTATACAACATGGCAAGCTGATGTAAAAGATAGAGCTGGTGGAGATTATTATACAACATATTATCCTCAACCTACATTTGTATCTACAAAAAAATATTATTTACATATGGAAACAACAGCATATGCTGACTTTGATTTTAGAAATGAAAAATTCCATGAATTACAAGTATGGCATAAACCAGAATTTATTATGATTGAAACGGGCGAAACTTATTTAGAAATCATAGAAAAATTAACTGGATATTTTGGTAGACAGCCTAAATTACCTGAGTGGGTGTATAATGGAGTATTACTTGGAATTCAAGGTGGAACAGATTTAGTAATAGAAAAAATGGAAAAGGCCATTGAAGCTGGTGTAGAAGTAGCTGGTCTTTGGTGTCAAGATTGGGAAGGAATAAATATGACTTCCTTTGGAAAAAGACTTTGGTGGGACTGGAAATGGTCACCAGAGACTTATCCAGGATTAGATAAAAAAATCTGGGAATTAAAAGAAAAAGGAATTAGATTCTTAGGATATGCTAATCCATTCTTTATAGTAGGAGACACTTATTATAAAGAAGCTGAAGCTAATGGATATCTAGCAAAAGACCAAAATGGAAATGATTATAAAGTAGATTTTGGTGAATTTGATTGTGGTATAGTAGATTTAACAGACCCAGAAGCTTTTGAATGGTATAAAGGAAAAATGAAAAAAGAACTTATTGAGTTCGGATTAGATGGATGGATGGCTGATTTTGGAGAATATTTACCAAGTGATGCTGTTCTAAAAAATGGAAATGGGGAATTAATGCATAATGCTTGGCCTGCTTTATGGGCTAAAGTGAATTATGAAGCAGTAAAAGAAACTGGAAATTTAGAAAAAATAGTTTATTTTATGAGAGCTGGATATACAGGAAATCAAAAATATTGTACTTTAATGTGGGCAGGAGACCAATGTGTTGATTGGTGTATAGAAGATGGATTAGCTTCAGTTGTAGTAGGAGCTTTATCAGTTGGAATGACAGGAAATGCTCTTACTCATAGTGATATAGGAGGATATACAACTCTTCATGGATTAAAAAGAAGTAAAGAGTTATTTATGAGATGGGCTGAAATGGGAGCTTTCACTCCATTTATGAGAACTCATGAAGGAAATAGACCTGGGGATAATCATCAATTTGATACAGATATGGAAACATTAAAACATCTTGCTAGAATGACAAAAATATATAAACATATAGTACCTTATACAAAAACCCTTGTAACTGAGGCTTCTGAAAAAGGAATTCCAGTACAAAGACCTATATTTATGCATTATGAAAATGATAAAGAAGCATATGATATTAGATATCAATATTTATATGGAAAAGATTTATTAGTAGCTCCTGTTTATAATAAGGGAGAAGAAGTAAAAGATGTTTATTTACCAGAAGATACTTGGGTACATATATGGACAGGAAAAGAATATAAAGGTGGACATCATCAAATAGAAGTACCAATTGGATATCCTGCAGTATTCTATAGAAAAACTTCTGAGTATAAAACATTATTTGAAGGATTAAAGTCAATCTAA